Proteins from a single region of Drosophila biarmipes strain raj3 chromosome 3R, RU_DBia_V1.1, whole genome shotgun sequence:
- the LOC108026310 gene encoding uncharacterized protein LOC108026310 → MCTGREYLELVSLFVQAKPPKAQEMRPCNQHELLMQLLCRRRELTKKQLADLLWNVTNGPKKKNSPRRRLCGGMDGQQSEPTDIEVVFGCREKTPSSSIAHRGWGRSRIEWLRKLEAQQMQYYQAWQETTKVQAGTTPGGKKDKECKVPGKMGKEGKERGRSRNRRKLPGCWALLPFSCGWDLAHDTSCQDVPHRKQR, encoded by the coding sequence ATGTGCACCGGCAGGGAATACCTGGAACTGGTCAGCCTTTTCGTGCAGGCCAAGCCTCCGAAAGCCCAGGAGATGAGGCCCTGCAACCAGCATGAGTTGCTCATGCAACTCCTCTGCCGTCGCAGGGAGCTCACCAAGAAACAACTCGCGGATCTACTGTGGAACGTGACCAATGGGCCGAAGAAGAAGAACTCTCCCAGGAGGAGGCTGTGCGGTGGCATGGACGGCCAGCAGTCGGAGCCCACCGATATCGAAGTAGTGTTCGGGTGCAGGGAGAAGACGCCGTCCTCCTCCATTGCCCACCGAGGCTGGGGAAGATCACGCATCGAGTGGCTGCGCAAGCTGGAGGCTCAGCAGATGCAATACTATCAGGCCTGGCAGGAGACCACGAAAGTCCAGGCAGGTACCACACCTGGTGGTAAAAAGGACAAGGAATGCAAGGTACCCGGCAAAATGGGCAAGGAGGGCAAGGAGAGGGGCAGGAGCAGGAACAGGAGGAAGCTACCGGGCTGCTGGGCCCTGCTGCCCTTCAGCTGTGGCTGGGACCTCGCCCACGATACCAGCTGCCAGGACGTGCCCCACCGCAAGCAGAGATGA